The Vitis vinifera cultivar Pinot Noir 40024 chromosome 8, ASM3070453v1 genome segment tttatattttagaagtaaaaaatttaatgattaaaacactatttaaaataaatatatttactattttttcttttatactaaaaaagtattttaaagtttatttttttattattataaaataaaaaatttaatttttttaaatcttcttccttctttattttaataattttttgaacatagacttttggtaataagttatatgaaatgttgcaaatttgtttattaaagaattttcttaataatttaacttaattgaaaatttattgaaataaataaataaaaagaagaagaagagaaagaggatggatgaagagtttttattttaaatatccaattaaaatatttttgtatttagaAATGGATTATATTAATACATAGTATaatagagattgaatttttctcatATAAAAGAGTTGAATGGtatatttactaattttaaatgaaaatagtagttaaaaattgtatagattatgtttgagtttggttttaaatgtttttttagtttttacttctttatttttaaaaataatttttattttctatattgtctcttttttaaaatatgtttaattaaaaaagaaaattatttttaaaaatgaaaattgaataccttgtttattactatttttttgtatgaaaataataaaaataattaaattttatttattgattattcttttttatttttttattagttagtttaataataaaataaaaaatatcatatgttcacaattaaataaatgaatcagTCAActgtatatttttttcacaaaaatataatatgttcacaaaaaaaattggatttaagtTTTCCGctctttttcttaatcaaactactgaaatcatatttaatttgtatCATTGTAGAAAGGTAttcactaattgtacaagggataTGCACTAAATATACAAGGGGTATAAAAGATTACcatttgtaaaaaattttaattgattctaAACCACTCATTTATCTTCCTTGTCAACCATGAATTGCATACTCatatcatgcactttatttaactttcaCATAGAAATTCTGATACTTTCCTCAGTAATGatgtttgaggaaaaaaatttaaccctaattcatccaccattttctcagttaaaccattaaaaatatgattaacaCACGTACATGGACACATTACTTAGGAGAGATATATTGCGTCATTGTACaatggtattacactaactgtacaagggaaatgtactaagtgtacaagggtgtacaagactaccatttgtgaaatattttaatcaattctgaattacttctttattttccttgtcacccatgGATTACATAcccatgtcatgcactttatttaactcccacatagaaattccaatactttccctagtaataatgtttggggaaaaaaaaattagccctaattcatccaccattttctcagccaaaccattagaaatatggttaatATATTTACATGGATACATAACTTAAGAGGGATATATTGCATCATTGTATAATGATGTTAACCAACTCTACAAGATAAATGCATTAAATGTACAAGAGTGTACAAGGttaccatttgtgaaagattttaatcgattttgaatcatttctttatttttcttgtcaccTACGAAttgtatatgaaattttttttactgtacaagggtgttatACTCACTATACAAAACAAATGTACTAACTGTATAAGGCAAaaatactaactgtacaaggggtATACAAGGATACCTTCTATGCAAGATTTCAATTAATtctgaacaatttttttttcttgtcacctAAGGATTAGACACTTTTCCCCCACACATTCTTTCACCTAAAAATTGttacaatttgaatttttaacttTCATCATCTAAAATTTGtgattgcatattttgtttgagtagttttaacaatttttttaagtacATTTACATCCCgtataaaggaaaattaaccaCAATATTTAAGTACTACCTTTTTTGTGAAATCatgtatgaggaaaaaaaaaagaagagaaaattatgatatatttgcTTGACTTGATGGCATcgtgttttaataatttaaactatGTCAAGTCCACATCTATTCCATATTTAAAAgggtattttaatatttttcaaattattaaattataatacattatttaattaaaaattaattatcaccgTTAGTTAAAAGATGACCATGttacaaaagaatatattaAGACAATATCTATGTATTAtccataaaatagagaaaatattcaaataattgtctataaccttaaagatatttatataaaaaacaatatatatatatatatatatagataaaaaagaataataccatttttaaggcgtttaaaaagtttttattatatattttgtaagtttaaaaaaaatattttatgaggtgtttaaaaaatatttacttaaaaaatgtagtaataatcatttttaaccattaatttctattttttttttttttttgaaagaaaaataattggtaGAAAGTGACACTTCCTTAAGGAGGAATTAATTTACATGGTCCCACCAATTAATATGTGAGAGAAAGGTAAAGtgaataaagagagagagaaagggaaagagagaatgagagagaagTGGAAagcccattgttttttttttcatttttgaccgCCAAAGGTATTccaggaaattttgaaaattaatgttcttcaacttaattttcacTCTTCCAttaggtcttgggcttaaatataaaatatataaggaTCTTGGACTAATTTTCAAACCCAATTGGGTGTAAAACACAATTCTCAATTAGGGTGAGGTGAGGATGGAGATGACTCACCTGGTCTACCCCCAACCCACTTAGTTCTCTTCTAGTTACAACGTATTATGatgtttcaaaataaaaataaaaatagataaataaataataataataacaataacaacaataataagaGCTatctttaaaatctaaaaagtaaaaaatgacaCGGGTGATGTTCCTCCAACTGAAAGAAGGCATGTTATATCCAAATGGTCCAAAATACTTAAGAGCATTCAACTGTTGAATGCCATGGAGAAGCTCTTATCCTCAGTATTGATGGTGATTTTAGTGAAGATCATCAATATGCATAATTAACAGCATTCCAACAAATACCACCTTGTTGACAATGCACTGgattttcacttttatttttctacGCTCCtctactttaattaattattgattttatgcTAAATTACTACTCATCTCTAAATTATATAACACCATTCTCATGTGTTAAATTATAACTTGGCttcatatgatatatatatatatatatatataacacccTTTCTCACCTGTGGTCTCCCTATCTCTATATTAGCCATCATATGTTAAACACACTCTGCTCCTCCTCTATTCATGCATCTTATGTCACTTACAATTTTCTTGAAAGTTATATAAACTAACCACTAGCCCACTCATCCcatcttttattttgaatgttTGATTGATGAGTTTTGTCTCATTAAGGTAAAGTTCCGCAAAATCCTCCGCTTTAACAGTTCCTACGATTGAACGAGCTGGCTCAGACTCCTTTTCcatgaaaatattattgaatAGGAGCAACATTTGTATGGATTAGGCTTCATTAAACTTTATCAAAGTGTTGTAGtacttcaaatatttcaaacattttttcttcttttttggaaTCAAGCATCAATCTCAAGATTCGATGGAAGGCTGATTTGAGAAAGGTGCCTGAACAATACTGCAGTAACCAATGATTCATATAATCTGTCCACATGATTATTAGCACATGATAAAGCCATCAGTTCAAATAAGAGTAATATGGTTTAAGtggatcttttttttttctcttctttgttttcccaagaaaaggaaaagagaaaaaaacaacaaccaaacaagctgatgatacatataaaaataaaaagagggcAATCATATATATCtgtttaattatcaaattaattggaTCTTTGACAAGGGAGAAGAGATGAAACAAGGAGAGTTCTTCCAGAAATCGTAGTGTGATCTTAGAATTTCCCttgctttttctttcaaataatgtGCGTAGTCAGCTTGGAGCACCACACAAAGCTTAGAAACAGCTCTAACACTGATCATCTCCTCAAGTACCACACAAGTCCCGCAGTACTTGCTTATCAAAGAAAGTATCAAAATGGCTCGATCGTCGGCTGCTATGGAAACATTGAGCATCCTGTTGGAGACCACAGCAATTGCACCACTGTGGCTTAGGAACTGAGATCTACCATCAGCGCAGGAGCATAGATGAAACAATATCCCTAGAATCAGCTCCGTCGTCCTCCTCTCCGGCATTCCTAATTCAATCTCTATGACGTCATGAATTGCCCCGGATTCAATCATACTCATTCGGTTTCTTCCCCACGGACACGTGTCTAGCAAGATGTGCAAGGCGGCATTGATGCCCTGGTGCGAGATCCCTTCCCTAAGCACCCCTACAACACTCGACAAGAACTCAGGTTTTAGCCTCTCTAGCTGGGTGGAGCTTGCTGTTTTCACCATTACCTTCAACACCAACAGCGCATGTGCTTTAATACTGCTGTGACCATCCATCTTGCACTGCAAAATCCATGTAAAAGTTTCCataattctatcattttcaatCGGTAGTAGCCTTGTCTCGGAAGTTGGATTAACCCGAATCAGATAGAGAATGCTGAGAGCTTCTTCAAGGCCAACAGTCTGCTGTTTATTGAAACAAGCCACAAGAAATGACGACATGCTTTTAATTACCCCAGCTTCCACCATATACCTCCTGTTTCTCTCATTCTCCATAGCAAGCAACTCCAACTTCCTCAGAGTTTTGAGCTGCAACTGAGGAACCCAAAGCTCCTTCACCAGCTTCACAACATGAGACTTGGTGAGAGGAGCCTTAGGAGTGGGAATCCGAACCACGCCGTTTGAAGCATTCTCAGTGCACCAAGATTGGATCAATCGCCGGAGGGTGTGATTGGGAGTCAAGTCAGAATCAGGGGGTAATGGTTGTTTGGTGACTGGGCATGTGTTGTTGCCTTTGAACAGCCAGTTTTCGATGCTCTCTCGATCGTATGTGATTCCAGTTATGGCTGTAACTGGATCTCTCATGATCTGAAGCGATATGGGACAGATGAAGTACTCAGGAATTTCAACATCATCCATGAAAATGAGCTCAAAAATTGAGGAAATCTACACACGCGCTCAGAGGAGAAATGAAAGCAGAAGATGGATGAAGCAGTGTGGAGGCAGAGAATCTTATGAAGATTATACTGGTAAAACAATGCGGCTAATTCATTGATTGATAGACCGACTGGCTGACTGGTCCTTCTTCCAAATTCTCACCGCCCATTCGGTGGTCAAACCAAGAAAATGGAGCCTATTCACGAAGTGTTAGGTCATGGGCTTTGCTAGCTAGCTCAcacaattataataattaataaaactcaaattttcatttttcttttttttttctattgggtTTGAATTATGGTGCATACGtctttgatttaaaatatatttctgCATATTTAAATTGAAGAAGAACAGTATCATTTTGCTTGGAAATCATGCTGTGGTTTGAATgattttcatcatcatcttaTCCGCCTTCTAGTGAAAGTCAGAAAACACTGtcaccttttttttattccagTAATCCTCCCACTGTAATGATCATCAAGTTAgaagttattaatatatttacttattatattaaaattatatgtttaattattatatatttatttattatattttttatttagttattgtattataattttttttttcaagtaaggGTAAATtcgattttattttctttttattaaacttatttaaatGTTAACGgtattatatctatttttaaaagaattcataagaagaaattctaatttttttttctcttttttgaatttcaacATGATATctaggttgattttttttttaaaatggattttttgATTCATAATTTTATGAAAGAGAGTTTAACCGTTACTTTCATTGATTTGTTagattgtgattttttttttttctgtcatGTTTGATTATGGGATATCATAGTGGATGATTGCattattctttttctatttgatttatttgtttttttttagttcatatctgatttattttatttggtagttatttattgtttaatattATGGTTGATGAACAAAATATTCTGTTTAATCCATTAGTATTATACCTATTTTTAAGACATTCATAATaagaaatcttaatttttttttatatatataaataaacccTTTCTGGATTTCTCTAGATGCCAAACAGTTGCGATGTTTCCACGCaagtatttttataacatttccACGGTACCTTCCAAATGGGTATTAAGAAGAATGAATGAATAATTGGGTTGATAGGATATGAAATGATTTCAAGGTGGTCCCGATTCCCTAAGAGTTTGAACGAAACCTTTGGATATATAAAGAATGATGGTGAGCGTTGAACATTGAGCAGTGAGCAATGGGGCgttattcaaaatcaaaattacaagaaaaaagaatggTCAGAGTCAATGGCTGCATTGACTTCAAATTATGCTGACTCGGTTATGATTTATGCGTGAGACTTTCCTCTACAATTGTCGAGAGATACTTCTTTTTGTTTCTGCTTGTGGTTTCTCATTTGGTATGATTCCAAATTAAAAAGTGAATCTTAGATTTTAATATTCTTCCATTAATTATGTCCACGCCCTTACAATAATCTAATATTTCCTTATTCGTAACATTTGTGTCTTCAACCAAAacattgcaattttttttaagacatttctttcttattttaatttaatttttttaaaactttttggaTAAAAGCAATTTGATTTTACATTTTagatcatttattttttttttcttaaaatttttaattaaataaaaatattaaaatatttcacttTTTTCAAGATGTTAGAaataatctattaatttttatttacttcataatacttaataaaaaattaaaaaataaaacaatttaatacttaatattattaaagttatttagttttaaattttatttaaaattaagtaaaaaaaataacaaacacTAACCTAGACCCTATTTGGTAActgatttttagaataaattttttttcttcaaaacaaaaaaactagaaaaagatatttgataaccaaaaattattttttattttttattcttaaaaaaataaatggagtgtttttagaaaatagttttttattattttatgttattttcatttgttttttatgaattgttttaaacaataattatataaacaagtaaaatgattaaaaatgaaaataatttttaaaatatatttaaaattataaaagatagattaaaaatattttaggtttttaaatataattttgttatacaaaacatttaaaaatagtttttaaaattttctcaaaaactatttttaaaagctaTTTTCCACAACAGTAGccttattttcttgatttgagaGCCGTTTACTTGTGATAAAAGTATcccataaattaattaaaaaaaaataaacgatAAGGAAATAAgaagagaaaattcaaaatgccGTGGTTGATTGATTTCAAAACAATGTGTTGAATGGCCAAAGATGACGGCTGGTCATACAATGGAATCCACATGTTTGAATAGGAGACGGCCCAAGTCCACGTTTTTGTTTGCATCTGGAAATTCAATTGTGTGGGGGATGCATAGGCCATGctccactctctctctctctctctcactctctctctctcataatTGAGATGAAGTGTAGTAGGGATTAATTAGGAGGATGACCCTGAAACGTGTTAGCCAAGAAAATGGACTTTCACATTTGGggatggaaaaaagaaaaagaaattaagaatgaGTATTGTACAACTCTCTAACCCACATAAAAGGTAGTGCACGTGCATGCACGGTTTGAAAATGCTTAATTCAAAGCAAATTGTGGACTTTATGATGCCCTGCACATTCAATCAACAAGTTCAATGTCCCTGATGGGTCGAAGCACCAAAGATgacctttaaaataaaaataattaaaaaagccTTAAAagtcaattatttatttaacaatttttgttaataaaatttaatttttaacttttattttaatgaaaatttttatttttttcaatctctAACTTATATAGATTTctccttaaaaacaaaaacaattacactaaaatgaaatttagattacaaatgaattttcaatcctttttttatatatataattttaaaccTTTATAAtacagtaaaataattaaatacagtgaattcaaataaaatttttcaaaacataattgagttggtattttttttttgttaaatagaaaaatataaaatattttactttttttatttagttaaaagtaacttgttaatatcaattaatattaattaaaatgtttaggtggtatttgttattttttacttaattttaaatagaactttaatacttaatagtattaaatattaagttgtttgtttttgtaatattttatttatattaaacattaaaaagtaaataataataataataataatatgttgctttttctatttataaaaagttgtatattttgcatttttctattcagcaaaaaatttaaaaaaaaacaaacaaacacgctttaagtttaattatattggttgatatcaaCAATTTGCTTTTAAccgaatagaaaaaaccaaatattttagttttttccatTTAGCAAACAACCAAACATCATCTCACATTTACTTAAATAcccaataaaattaatattttcaattaatttttaaaaatataaaggtaAGATTTGATCTtcttaattcaaaaaattaaaattaattactcTTAACAATTGAATGCACAATTTAATCATAAATTCATAGATTTAAATATGTGTCACATACAAATCAACAAGTAATCAATGAAATTTAACCTAGaaatttcttacattttcttaaTAACCTAACACAATTTAAAACTCTAATTATTACCCTATTATCAGCTTCAtaactaattatataatttattattataaacttGTTCTAATTGTAAtccattttgatatttttgggatgattgaatattttcttaaattattagtttttaaatatcaaCCTTGTTACACGATAAGAataagcaataaaaaaaattagaataaaaacatataaatttatgtgaaaaatctTAGACGAGAAAAATCACAAATAGAGgagaaaataattcaatatatcAAAAAATTGGTGTAAAAGGAAAGGGTTACGAGAGGTTAGAGTAGAAACATAATCATtataaccatatatatatatatatatatatatatatatgtatatatatgcgCGAGAATAATTAATAGACCAGTTCCATACAATAGGGATGAAACCCTTGCACCTCTAACGAGATTACCAATGGGCTACGGGTTCGAGCCTATTGGCCCGATCTCTTCACTGCTAACAATCCTAATGAATTTtgatgttaaaaaatatattaaattattattattattaatttcaaatatttttataataaacaagtacctttttttttttttttttttgtaagtatAAAGATGATTATTCAATAGCCGATAATAATAGGATATTAAAAAGCaaacaacttaaaatttaatatcattcaaacattaataaaaataaacaatttaatacttaataaagttaaattttcttaaaatttaagtCAAATTAAATCTACTCagatttaataaaaacaaacaaacaaaacagcGGCGGGTAAGTTTGTTGAAAATTATCAAGTAGTGACagatattcaaaaattttctggaTGTCATGTGTTAATTTgaagagtcgtttttctcattatttgaTGTGATGTCTAGTTTGccatttttctttagtttgactatctttaaataatatatatctatataatataatatatatatatatatatatatatatataatgtaaatatatataaaatgtaaataGGTAATGGCATGTGGTTGACAATGATCCATCTTTGAAATCTTGGTTACTTGAATATTAtaatcaattcttttttttttcctattttattttgatgtattttttttttgttattaattgaACAATTAGTTATTTAGCTTCCtatggaaataataataaaaaactgttttatattttatgtttttaagaataaaaaatatgatatatttagataatatcttttaattattttatattattttcttttattttctgtttaagaaataattatataaatatataaaatgattcaaaatagtgtattatatataaaaaatattttaaaaacatatttaaaaaatattaaaactatgttaaaaatattttaagttttcaaataaacttttgttttacaaaaagtaaatagtaatttttaaaaactactttttaaaattgttctaaaaaataattatcaaaacatgTCTGTGCTTTTTATTCTTAGATCATactattaattataatatagaTTATAATCATTAAGGTgattaaatcaatgaatattATAGATATTCACATATCATTATGTACATTCACGAAGCCAGAAATGTAGGGCAAGAGGGGTAAAATAGAAACAATTTGTTTAGAAGGGGCAATGTGTCTTCAAGCTCAATGGTTAAGCCTTTTTTACCTTCAAATTTGCTTAGTAACTTAATGACCTAGTGGAAATTTGGTTCGGCCAATGATTAGGTTTAATGatgtaattatttatttataattcgagcttaaatcattttaacctaatttaaaaaaaaaaaggttggatAGGCAAGTAGATCGAATATTGGACTTGGAAAGATGAGTTTTATTTGTAgacatttttaaattcaaagacaatgttattttatttatcttgtaGTATTCCATATGATGTATTGActgagaaaatggaaattttattatttttatgaggCATGTATCTATCAAATGACATGAAAATGCATGATGTACATGTTGAGTGCTCCATAGACCAAAAgattaagtttgaaaaaattatcaagCATTCTCCATATATGGCTTCTTCATTCAACgatcaaataaatatatgacAAAAAGTCTGTTTGGCTTTCGTGTACGCTCTAGCGGAGTAAAGAAAAGtacaaataaaaccaaatttccATGTGTAAGTTTGAAGAATAGCAATTTTTTTCATCATCtcaaacatattattattattattttataaccaTGGATGTCCGAATCAACTTACACGCATCTCAACTAATCTTACGGGGCCTAGATACCATTGTTCAATATTGAAGAAGGTCAAGTTAGATTTTAACATAGATTGTGAAAGGTTTAAAGATAACAACAAATCTATGAGTTTTCTAATGAGTGGCTAATCATTAAGTGATTTGCCTCACTATAATTCAAGAAGTTGTAAGTTATTCTagagattaataaaaaaaaccattagtCAAACATCTTTTGGTAACATATCATGCTAATTAAGCaattgttttaattaattagatgaGTGTTCATCATTTACAAATTTTATATGTTGTGTAACCTAGTGAATCAAAgatttcctttgtttttgtttttttttttccgattGTTACTTTCAGTGACAGTTTGTTATATTGTATTtcagtttttttccttttaatatatttgGTGATTTTAGGCAAAAGCAAACTCAATGGTTCACAACTTTAAGGTAAATCCattgaccttttttttaaaaataaaaataaaaaattgaccaTGGAGTGTAGACACTGGAAACCAGGATGAGACAATATACATGCTTGATTGCTAGTTAAATTGATTATGGTTATat includes the following:
- the LOC100262692 gene encoding E3 ubiquitin-protein ligase PUB24, with product MDDVEIPEYFICPISLQIMRDPVTAITGITYDRESIENWLFKGNNTCPVTKQPLPPDSDLTPNHTLRRLIQSWCTENASNGVVRIPTPKAPLTKSHVVKLVKELWVPQLQLKTLRKLELLAMENERNRRYMVEAGVIKSMSSFLVACFNKQQTVGLEEALSILYLIRVNPTSETRLLPIENDRIMETFTWILQCKMDGHSSIKAHALLVLKVMVKTASSTQLERLKPEFLSSVVGVLREGISHQGINAALHILLDTCPWGRNRMSMIESGAIHDVIEIELGMPERRTTELILGILFHLCSCADGRSQFLSHSGAIAVVSNRMLNVSIAADDRAILILSLISKYCGTCVVLEEMISVRAVSKLCVVLQADYAHYLKEKAREILRSHYDFWKNSPCFISSPLSKIQLI